One window of the Pyrus communis chromosome 17, drPyrComm1.1, whole genome shotgun sequence genome contains the following:
- the LOC137722143 gene encoding uncharacterized protein → MKRELFESILNAVVNHYFERRVDATGRQGLSPHQKLTSAFRMLANGCSADSTDEYCRLAESTAIENLKRFCKAIEGIYGATYLRNPNRADLKRLLRKAEKKRLPWHDRKSRLYALGVEELSYWLGWPIQGPS, encoded by the coding sequence ATGAAGAGAGAGCTTTTTGAAAGCATCTTGAATGCAGTTGTCAACCACTACTTTGAACGGAGGGTAGATGCCACAGGCCGACAAGGTctatcacctcatcagaagctCACATCTGCTTTTCGCATGCTAGCTAATGGATGCTCTGCAGACTCAACTGACGAGTATTGCCGCCTTGCAGAAAGTACTGCTATTGAGAACCTGAAACGCTTCTGTAAGGCAATTGAAGGCATATATGGAGCCACATACCTCCGCAACCCAAATCGTGCAGACTTGAAGAGGCTTCTACGCAAGGCAGAAAAAaagaggcttccctggcatgatagGAAGTCTCGATTGTATGCATTGGGAGTGGAAGAATTGTCCTACTGGTTGGGCTGGCCAATTCAAGGGCCGTCATGA